One Halobacterium sp. DL1 DNA window includes the following coding sequences:
- a CDS encoding peroxiredoxin translates to MDLEFDVVDLPDADHVEAGEEAPDFTRPLVNAEYWEDVSLSDLLADGPVLLVFTTMDGAFPATYVWNELRDRGVEEYGAQVVGVSVSSPYEHKTTIEERGIEAFTGLFSDPQNGVAEAFGVEHDLDGMAGVSEPRPAVFLVEPDRTVAYAWVAEEWPEFPDYDAVEAALADL, encoded by the coding sequence ATGGACCTGGAGTTCGACGTCGTCGACCTCCCGGACGCCGACCACGTCGAGGCGGGCGAGGAGGCACCCGACTTCACCCGCCCGCTCGTGAACGCCGAGTACTGGGAGGACGTCTCGCTGTCGGACCTGCTCGCCGACGGACCCGTGTTGCTCGTGTTCACGACGATGGACGGCGCGTTCCCCGCGACGTACGTCTGGAACGAACTCCGGGACCGCGGCGTCGAGGAGTACGGCGCGCAGGTCGTCGGCGTCTCCGTCTCCTCGCCGTACGAGCACAAGACCACCATCGAGGAGCGCGGCATCGAGGCGTTCACGGGGCTGTTCAGCGACCCCCAGAACGGCGTCGCCGAGGCGTTCGGCGTCGAACACGACCTCGACGGAATGGCGGGCGTCAGCGAACCGCGGCCCGCGGTGTTCCTCGTCGAACCAGACCGCACGGTGGCCTACGCGTGGGTCGCCGAGGAGTGGCCGGAGTTCCCGGACTACGACGCGGTCGAGGCGGCGCTCGCGGACCTGTAA
- a CDS encoding tRNA threonylcarbamoyladenosine biosynthesis protein yields MRVTDDELAAAADAIRDGGLVVYPTETVYGLAADALDTDAVAGVFDAKGRSRDDPLSFAFPDWEDALAYVRVDETEREFMAEFLPGPVTVVCEKREGVPDVLTGGRDRVGVRVPDHEVALALLERVAPVTATSANRSGQPSVTDPGDLDPAFVDGVDAVLDGGETAGTESTVVDVARGEILRRGADADTVEAWLQQRA; encoded by the coding sequence ATGCGCGTGACCGACGACGAACTGGCTGCGGCCGCCGACGCGATTCGTGACGGCGGGCTCGTGGTCTACCCGACGGAGACGGTGTACGGGTTAGCTGCGGACGCGCTCGACACCGACGCCGTCGCCGGCGTGTTCGACGCGAAGGGGCGGTCCCGGGACGACCCGCTGTCGTTCGCGTTCCCCGACTGGGAGGACGCCCTGGCGTACGTCCGCGTCGACGAGACGGAGCGCGAGTTCATGGCCGAGTTCCTCCCCGGCCCGGTCACCGTGGTCTGCGAGAAGCGCGAGGGCGTCCCCGACGTCCTCACCGGTGGTCGCGACAGGGTGGGCGTCCGCGTCCCCGACCACGAGGTTGCGCTGGCGCTCCTCGAGCGCGTCGCCCCCGTCACGGCGACGAGCGCGAACCGCAGCGGCCAGCCGAGCGTCACGGACCCCGGCGACCTCGACCCGGCGTTCGTCGACGGCGTCGACGCGGTGCTGGACGGCGGGGAGACGGCGGGCACCGAGAGCACCGTCGTGGACGTCGCGCGCGGCGAGATTCTCCGTCGCGGGGCCGACGCCGACACCGTGGAGGCGTGGCTACAGCAGCGAGCGTAG